Genomic window (Polaromonas sp. JS666):
GCCGCGCATACCCTTGGCGGCATCTTTACCGGTGTGGTGCACCAACAGCAGCAAGCCCCCGAACATGCGCTGCAGTTCGTTGCAGTGGTCCAGAATGATCCCCATGTCGCGGCTACTGTTCTCATCGGTGCCTGGCGCGGCGCGGTTGAGGGTGTCAACCACTACGACATCGGTCCCGCCAGCGTGATCAATCGCCGCAGCAAGGGCCAGACAGTCGGCGCGATCATTGAGCCTGAAGGGCTGGAACACGAACTGCACCTGCTCTGGAAATGGCCTGTTGTGAACAATCTCCCACGCTTCGACTCGATTGCGAAATCCTGCTTCCCCTTCGAGGACAATAATCACGACACGCAACGGCACGCGAACCTTGTGCCCGAACCAATCGCCCATCTCGGTCAGCGCCGCTACCAAGTCGAGCTCAAGAAAACTTTTCCCGGACCCGCTGGGACCGTAGATGGCGGCGCAACCAGTCGCCGGTAGCACACCGTGAATGGCCCAAGTCAATCGCGGCAATCTGTGAAGTTCGGCCACGCTGAGAAGCTGGAACCGCGGGGCGCGATCAGGTGCCGGCTCAGGCGCTGGTGAGGCTTGCTTTTTCGGATGGAACGGCACGCTGGGCGGCACCTCCAGCCCTTCAAACACTTCCCCCAAGCCGCTCACCGCTTAGGCCTCCAGCCGCGCGCGATCAGACGTTCCCGGATTTCCTGCCGGAGATAAGCCTCTACCCACTCGCGGTGTTCTGGCCACTTGTTGCCGAGCGATAAAGCGCTGATCTCGCACTGACGCTTAAACCAGGCTTCGGCTTTGGCTCGGATGACGGCCGGCGTGTCCTGCTGCTGAGCGACTGTCATGCGGTCTTGCCGGTTACGGCATCCAGCCAGGCTGACACAGCATCCAGTGATGGCAATTCGCGGGTCATGGCCCAGCGGCTGACGATGAAAACTTCCCGGCCTCTGTCATCCTCCAGGCGATGAAGGCTCACGCCAGCGATTGCGGCCCGGGCTTGCTGGGTGGCGAAGGCTTTGTCCGGGTATTGGGTGCCGCTCATGCCGCCACCTTGGCGCGCTGCTCAAACGCTTCGATAACGGTCATCCGCCAATACGGTGTTTCCGGGCCAAATGGATATTCGGGCTCCGGGATCAGCTTCTTTTTCAACCGGTCATAGAACGTGCTGTTGGGCATGTCCCAGCGCTGACGAAGCTTGGGACCGCGGATCCAGGTTTGGGCGGTTGATGCGGTTGCAGTGGTGTCCATTGGTTCCATCCGTATTCGGTTTAGATGGATGGACTTTAAAAACGCCTTATCGGGTAAACCTAGTTATTTTTCTCTCTTCTTGAGTTCGCTGATTCCGTCCTGAATCTGCCGCCACTTGACGGGGGTGTGCCCTTCACTCTCCCACTCTGACGCAATGTCTTCGTATCGCTCGCGGGCGGTGAGACTCGGGTGCCTCACCCTTTTCTGTTCGTATCTTTGGCGCCATTCCTTCCACACGTCTTCCTTACGAGGGCGACCGCCAGCCTTGCCGCGCATGGATCGATACAGAATCTCAACTGGTCGAAAGATTTCCTCTGGCGTAGCGCCGTATTCGACATCAAAGACGAGGTCTTGAAAGAGAGAAACCACCGCTGAGATGGGAGGTGATTTAAGGATGATCGGATCCATTCTCGCTTTATTTATCAACCGGCGAAGCTGCTCCAAGGCCTTGCCGTCGTCGCTGTTCTGTATCTCATGCAGCTTGTCCAGCAACTCCTCTGCACTCAAGCCCAGGTCATAGATGGCGCGGGATGTTGGCGCTTCGGGTTTTACCTTGATGGGTTTCTTCGGCGTGCTCATCTACTCCACCAGTCGCAGGTGCCCGTATCGCCCCCAATTTTCCGGGCTATGGCTTCAGGCGTAAAAACTTGAATTTTGTCTGTTGCGGATTGCATAACACCCCCTCGGTCCGCCCTGAAAAGATGCCAGCCCAGCCCGTCAGGGAAACGGGTTTTCGGGGAGCAGCCTGAATTGGTAAATTCGCGCGGTTCCTATGCCGCCGCACTCTGTGCGCCTGGCGCCCCGCTCCCCAAACATGTGCTCAAATTTGCTGGCCATCAGTGCGGCTTCCTCTGGGTTGTCGACCAGATCACCCAGGATATCTTTCGCCATTTTCCGGTCAGTCTTATCCATGGGCCGCAGCAGTTCCGCCAGCTGAAGGATCACGGCTGTTTTCACCTTTTTCACCTACCAGAGAATGATCGTTTTGTGGAGTCAATGGGGTCCCAGTTGTCACCGGGGCTCACTCCGTCTACTGCCATGCACAGAATGTCTGTAATGGCTCTTAAATAGCCCTCGCGATGCGCTGGGTCAGGATTTTTAAGATTCTCCTTTAGGCTTTTGGCCACAAGCTGCGTTATCGCAAAATAATCACGATCTTCCTCTGCTTCAAGATCTATTGTTTCATCACTCACCGCCCTGATGTCCCGCATCAGCGCTTGCAGGGCTAATGAACCGGCTCGCACCGGATAAGCTGGGTCGGTTGTTTGGATTAAAGTATTGATAGCCATGATTGAAGCTCCGTTTCAGTTTTGGTTAGGGGTTGGATGGTGTTAGCGCACCTACTGGCCCCGTCTTATTTGCCCTGGATAAACCGCGCCAGGGCTTCGCGCTTATCCTTTTCGCTTGAGCGGTACCACCGTCCCTTTGTTCACCGGCGTTTCGCAGAAATCTGCCCAGGCCTGCATCATCTGCATGCGCTTGGCCAGTAGGTCGCCTCGACGATAGGCCGCCTCCACCTTTGACTCGATGGTGTGCGCCAGTGCCTTTTCGGCAAGCTCCCGCGGGAAATTTGTCCGCTCGGACGCCCAATCCCGGAATGTGCTCCGAAACCCGTGGGGGACGGCGTTGACCTCCATGCGGCGCATGACCGCAGAAAGGGTCATGTCGCTCAGCACCTGCCCTTTGATTCCGCAGAAAACCACGTCCGAGCCCTCGAAACGGGGGATTGATTTCAGCAGTTTGATAGCCTGCTTTGACAGTGGCACGCGATGCTCTTCGCCGGCCTTCATGCGTTCGGGCGGCACAATCCATTGCGCGGCCTTGAGGTCAAATTCGGACCACAGGGCCCCTCGCACCTCACCGGACCGCGCGGCCGTCAGTATGGCGAACTCCAGAGCCCGGGCGCCCATGCCCGGGACACGACGCACGGCGGCAATGAAGCCGGCAAGGTCATCCAGCCCTACGGCGCTGTGATGCTCCACTTTTTTTACCTTGGATGGCTTGGGCAGCACTTGATCCAAGTGACCCTTCCAGCGCGCGGGGTTGTCCCCGGCGCGGTATCCACGCACAGCCGCCCAATCGAGCACCGTTTCGATGCGTCCCCGCACCCGGGCGGCCGTTTCGGTCTTCGTTTTCCAGATAGGCCGCAACACCTCCAGGACATGGGCCAGGGAAATGTCCCTAACGAACAGGCCGCCAATGAATGGAAAGGCGTAAGTTTCAAGGGTGTTGTGCCACTGCTGCCGGTGTTTTGGATTGCGCCACTCGTCGCCGCGATCCTCGATGAAGGCGGCGCTGCAGTCCTTGAAGGTCTTGGCTTTGGCCTGGTCGGCCATAAGCAGCGCCTTCGCTTGCCGGCGCTGCTCGATAGGGTTGACACCCTGCAGGATCTGGTCGCGCGCGCGGCGGGCGGCATCCCGGGCCCCGGCCAGGGTGACATCGGGGTATCCACCCAAGCCGATGTCTTTGCGGATGGCGCCGACCAACACCCGCAGGATCCAGGAACGGTTACCGGACGGCTTAACCCAGAGGTGCAAGCCCGCCACACCACCCACGGCATAGCGGCCAGGCTGAGTCAAGCGACTCACCTGCAAGGCCCCCAGTTCAACCGCTTTTTTTGGCATCTAACCGTATCCAATCCACATTAGTTACCACAATATAAACTCTATTGTGTTGGATTGCAATGGATGGTGCCGTAACCCTACAAGCTGATTTTCAGAGGGAGATTACGATTTATATGAAGTCCTTCGGACACAGTTGGACGGTGTTTTTGCAGACACCCTCTCCGCCAGAAATGCATCCAAGAACATCTCAGGACGTATCTAAAATGCCCTGAAAGCCCCGCCCGCCGGGGCTTTTTTGTTTCAGGTCGTCTCGCATCGTCTTTTGACACCTAAGTTTTTTTGGGGCGTAAAGCAGGGAAATTCCCCGCCTAAGCCAGAAAGTCCCCAAAATGGCCTTGACAGATACAGCATGCAAGAACGCCAAATACCCTGAGGGCGAGGCCCGAGAGCGCTACTCGGACTCTGGCGGTTTGTACCTTGTGGTGCCCACCGGTGGCAAGTATGGTGTTCTATTGAAGAACAGCAAGGCACGGGGCGGAACCAAGCAGCTGATCTGCGCGTCCTGTTTCCTTAAAGGTGAAAGGGTGGTGGTTGCATGAATAAATTTGATAGCCTCTTGGCTGATTCGGCGATTGGGAGTTCTTTCTATGTCAGCCCCCATATATTAGGAATGGATGGTGAAGGCTTTCATAAGCTGGTTGAGGCTTGGGTCGCAGCTGGCGGAGGAGATGGTTTTACTGTTTCCGACGCTGGCAAAGAAAGTGCGAGCGGTGGCCATCAATATGTCATCGTCAAGATCACCCGAACCGTATAAGCTTGGAAAGATGTGGCACGGACACATCACGAATGTCGCTAAATACGTCGACGATCAACGCGCAAAAGCTATAAAGGCCTTGAAGTATTCAGCCGTTGGTACCGGGGCCAAGTGAAGCCAGCTTTGCTTGTATTGGGTCTTCCGTTGCAGCCACCTGCAGCACCCACTTTGCCCACTCAGCTAATGCTGAAGCAGGACTGTGCCCAGCGAGCCGGAGGATTTCGGCAACATATTCTCGAATCTCCCGAGCATGCTGCCACTTAGCGGCTTCAGCCAGAAGCCGCTCACCTTCTTTTGCCCTATCGTGACGCCGCTCAAACTGTGACCCCGACTTGGAGAGCCTGAAAGCACATGTGTTGGCCTTTGTCTGCGCCTTCAACTTTGCCAAACATCTCGAGGCGCTGAGATGGAAAACGCCTTATCAGATCAATGTTGATCCGTGTCGAAGTAAGAGCCTAGTAACTTCACTTTTGCTCCCTGTTGCTGAAGTTCAGCGAGCGCATTCGCCACTTTCTCCTCCAAACGACTACCAACGATATCTATATAGAAGTTGTAGTCCCAAGCCCCCGACTTGACAGGCCGCGACTCAAACCTGGACATCGAGACACCATGTCGAGCGAAAGGCTCAACCACACGGAAAAGAGCGCCCACCTCATTCGGCACCGACACAATGATTGATGTCTTACACCCGACCCCGAGAGCTTCTGATGCGTTGTCTTTGCGACTTAAAACAAAAAATCGGGTGCGATTATTCGGATCGTCCTGAACGGCATGAAAGGCAGCCAATAGTCCGTATTCCTCAGCCGATCTCAGACCGCCAATCGCAGCAGAGGTTGGGTCCTGGGCTGCAAGCCTTGCGCCTTCCGCATTACTTGACACCGCTTCTCGTATCAAGTGTGGCGCATTCGTGGACAACCATCCATGACACTGCGCAAGCGCCTGTGCGTGTGCGCGAACACGAGTAACACCATGGAGCTGTCCAGATTGCGTTAAAAGATCATGTCGCAGTAACAGCGACAATTCACCGCATATTTGAAGCTCTGTTTTATATAAAAGATCAAGGGTCCTTGGAACGGCTCCCTCCGTGCTGTTCTCAACAGCTACGACACTGTGGCTAGCCAATCCCGATTCGCACGCTTCGAATATGGCATCCAGCGAAGGTAACAACAGGCGTTTGCTACTCGATCCGAAATACAGGATCGCAGCATCTTCACTATAGGTGCCTACAGGTCCCAGGCAAGCGATCAAATTTGCTGCAGCAATTCGCATTTGCCCATGGTCGATGTCCGTTCCCAATGAAGCGGCTCTGAGCCGGCCAACGGGTGCGGGCTTGTTGATATCGGATACGTTAATCATGGGGATGGCAGGGGATTCAGCACGGGCTTTCCCGGGTGAATGAATCTCTTAAAAGAGTGGTTTGCGCAGCCAGAATTCCAACGTCAACACCTACCGCGGTGAAAGTGGTTCCAAGTTCAATGCATTTCTTGGCCAGGGCTTTGTCGCCCGTCAGAATGCCGGCGGGTTTACCGTGCTTCCTGATGGTGGCAATGGCGTTTTCGATGACTGAAACTACATCCGGGTGCCCAGGCTGTCCCAAAAGTCCCATGCTGGCCGCGAGATCGCCCGGTCCGATGAATACCCCGTCAACACCCTTGACACTGGCGATTGATTCCAGTTGGCTGATGGCTTCGAGTGTTTCGACCTGAACCAGCAAGCACAGTTGCTCGCGGCACTCGGCCGCGTAGTTCTTGATGCGCCCAAATCGGGTAGCCCGGGTCAAAGCCGACACCCCCCGGATGCCGCTGGATGGGTATTCAATACTGCGCACGCCCGCTTCAGCTTCTTCAGCGTTCTGGATATAGGGCAGCAGCAAGGTCTGCGCACCAATGTCCAGGTACCGCTTTATCAGTACCGGATCATTCCATGCAGGCCGGACAACGGCAGACACCGGATAAGGTGCGACCGCTTGCAACTGTGCCAGCACGCCGACAACATCGCTTGGCGAATGCTCTGTGTCGATCAGCAGCCAGTCGAACCCGGAGCCTGCAAGCAACTCAATGGCGTAGGGACTGGACAATGTGCACCAAAGCCCGAGCTGCTGTGTACCCTGAAGCAGGGCTTGTTTGAAGTGATTTATTGGCAGTTGCATGGCGCGCGACCGCTCACGAAAATGAGAGGCCGATGGAGCCCAGGGGGCCGAAGTCTGCATGGATGGTGTCACCAGCCTCAACCGCGGTTGGCCGGGTAAATGATCCGGCCAAAAGGATGTGCCCCGCCTCCAGCGTGATGCCGTGTACTGCGAGTTTGTTGGCAAGCCACACAATCCCCATTGCGGGGTGACCCATGACTGCCGCCGAAACGCCGGACTCCTCAATGACACCATTCTTGGACAGCGTGGCGCCTATCCAGCGAAGGTCCACATCCATGGGCCGGACGACCCGGCCACCCGTCACCATGGCAGCTGCCGCGGCGTTATCTGCGATGGTGTCGCAAATTTCGCGTGGAACTTCGGTGCGGTAATCAATGATTTCCAGTGCCGGCGTGACATATGCCGTTGCATCGAGCACGTCATAAACGGTGAGGTTCTTGCCGCCGAGCGGTTTGCCCAAAACGAAGGCCAACTCGACCTCCAGCCTCGGCATATGGAATCGTGAAGCGGGAATCTTTGCGCCGTCCGGATAAAGCATGTCATCGAGCAACACACCGTAGTCGGGCTCCGTCATCTTGGAGGCCCTCTGCATGGCCTTGGACGTAAGTCCAATTTTGTGACCGACAACGCGCGCGCCCGCTTTCACACGGGCCGCTGTCCAAAGTTGCTGAATGGCATATGAATCTTCAATCTCCATCTCCGGCCAGGTCTTGCTGACCTGCTGGATGGGCTGACGGTCTTTTTCGGCTTGCAGCAACGCATTTGCGGCGTCCTGACGTTGTTTGGCATTGATCATTGTCTGGCTTTATATGTGTGCGACGAGGCGTCACGACGCCCCGGAGCAAAAAAAGAGAATTTCAAACTTCCGTTGCAAAGGAGAATTGAAACCACACGCGCTCGCCCGCGTGGTGGCTGCATCGCTGGCTGCTCGAGCAGGACGTCGACAACATCGTGGTCGACTCTGCCGGCATTGAAGTGAACCGGCACGCCAGGCGCGTCAACACCCACCGGCTCGACGGGGACAAGCAGCTCCCGATGCTGCGGTCGGTGCTGCACGAGCCCTCGGCCGGGGATGAAGACGCGCGGCGCGCACAGCCTCAGCTGCCGGGATCGGTGTTCAGAGGGATCGATCCTTAATGCCGGCCTTGGCGTAAAGCTCGTTCACGTGTTTTTTGACGCTTTCCGGCGTCGTGTCGTCGACTGGCATGTGCGCCCAGCCCAACTTCTCGCGGGCGTACTGGCCGATCTCCTCGTCCTGGGCGCTAGTCGCACCGCTGATGCCATAGGCGCCAACCATGTCGTTGCCCTTGAACACCGGCGTACAGCCGCCCGAGGCGACTACCTGACCGTTGGTGAAGGCCGATGCGTTTGCCAACATCTGCGGATTGCGCTCCTTGAACCATTGTTGAATGACCAAGCCGTCGCTAAAACGCGGGCTCATCGAGCGGAAAGCCGCAGCGGTGAATGCCTTGGCACGGGCAATATCCGGGGTGATGAAGCCTGCATCGTCCATGCGCTCCAACGCGATCAGGTGCCCTTCGGGCCCAACGATGGCGACGGAAATGGGCACACCCATATTGACAGCTTTCTCGGTTACCGCCGCAATGAATTCGCGGCACTCGGTGGCGTGTAGTTTGGACATTTCTGTATTCCTTTTGAAAAAAGCTTGTCTTACTCGGGCTTGATGTCTGCCTGTTTAATGAACTTCGACCACCGCGCCATCTCGTTCTGCAGGAAGCGGGACAGCTCTTCATCGCTGGTTTTGAGCGTGTCGATTGCCTGCGCCTTGTAGATCGCCTGGACCTCGCTTGAATCGAGCGCCGCGTGGGCCGTGGCGCGCAGCTTGCTGATGACACTGGATGGTGTCTGGGCCGGGGCCACCAGCCCCATCCACACAGAAGTGTTAAAACCCTTCAGTCCCAGTTCGTCGAGCGTGTAGAGTTCCGGCGCGCTTGACGTCCTGCTAAGGGTGGTGACGGCCAGCGCTACCAACTTGTTCGCCCGGACGTGCGGCAGCACGGTCGAAGCCGGTGAGAACATGAGCTGCACCTGGCCGCCAAGCAGGTCTGTCACCGCAGGCGTGCTCCCCCTGTATGGGACGTGGACCATCTTGACGTTGGCCATGAGCGCGAACTGTTCACCCGATAGATGGGGGGAGGTGCCGACGCCGGATGAGGCATAGGTCAGGGAGCCGGGCTTGGCCTTTGCGAGCGCAATGAGCTCGGCAACGGTCGTGACCTTCAGCGAGGGATGAACCACCAGGACATTGGGAACGTTCCCGATCAGCGTGATCGGCTTGAACTCCTTCAATGGGTCGACCGCATTGGCGCCCGGAAACGCGCCGTTGATGATGTTGGCGACCGTGATCGCGAAGAGGGTGTAGCCATCGGGCTTGGCCGTGGCCACTGCCTTGGCGGCGATGTTGCTGCCCCCGCCAGACTTGTTGTCCACGATGAAGGGCTGGCCCAGGCGCCTGGACATCTGCTCTACCAAGGTGCGCACCGCCGCGTCTGTTGCTGTACCTGGAGGAAACCCCACCAGCACCTTCACGGGCGCGCTCGGATAGGCATACTGTGCTGTGGCCCATGATGGCAAGGTGCCGGCAGCAAGCGCCGGCACGGAGGTGAGAAGTTCACGGCGTTTCATGTCTCTGGTCTTTCTGTTATCAGTGCAGATCGGGTCTTTACCGCCCTGCACTGGTAGTGATTAGAAGATCAAACGGGCTATATTTCAAACGAGACTTTCTAATCAAATGATAGGCTCCGCTCATGAATGTCACTCTTCGCCAGATCCAAGCCTTCGTCCTGGTCGCCCGGCTTGGCAGCTTCACCCGGGCCGCGCAGGCGATGCACCTCACGCAATCGGCCCTCAGCTTGCTTGTGCGCGAATTTGAAGGAGCTATCGAGAGCCGGCTGTTCGACCGGACTACCCGAGCCGTCACCCTGACGGTGGTGGGAAGCGACCTCTTCCCTCGGGCGGAGCGTATCCTCGCTGACCTAGAGTCGGCTATTTCAGGTGTGGACAAGCTCATGGCGAGGGAGCGCGGGCGCGTGGTGGTGGCTGCTCCACTGCTTCTGTCCAGCACCTATCTTCCGCCGCTGCTTGCGGCCTTCTTTGCGAAGTACCCGGGCATTGAGGTCGTTCTCCAGGACACGCTGCCCAGTCAGGTTCTGCCGCTGGTGCGTGGCGGTGCGGCCGACGTGGGTATCGGCACGTTCGCGTCCGATGAAGTCGACGTCAGGCGTACCTTGCTCTTCTCGGAAGCCATGGTGGCCGCATTCCCCGTTGGGCATGCGTTCAGCCGCCTGCAGAAGTTGACCTGGGCGGATGTCGCGCAGGAGCCGGTGCTCGCATTGAGCCGTGGCAGCGTGTTCCGCGATCTCACCGAAGCTGGCTTCGCGGCTGCCGGGTTGATACTGAAGCCCGCGAGGGAGGCTAACTATGCGGGCTCTCTCATCGGAATGGTCGACGCAGGGCTCGGCGTCGCCATCCTCCCCGGCTACGCAGTGAAGCTGACAGACCCGGCGCGGATCGGATGGCACCGTGTGGAGAACCCGCTGATCGACCGGGAGGTTTCACTCGTGCAACGAGCAGGCGTTTCGCTCTCCCCCGCGGCACAAGGTTTCGTCGATTTCATTGTGGCGCCGCAGGCATCACAGCATCCGAGACCCAGAAGGCGGCGCCCGGCAGCGTCTTGATCCGGTCTTGGTCGTCGCGTGTGAAGACCAGCGATCGTCGGCCAAATGATCAAAGAAAAAAGCACTCTCCGGAGTGCTTTTTTCTTTCTTCCCCTGCCAAATCCAAATGCGCCGGTCAGCTCTTCATTTTCTAGCACGATACCAATGCGGGGGCGCGATGTCTGCGCAAAAACAAGTGTTGCTTCCCTTCTACCAGCGGTCGATGGTCTTTTACAAGCGGGTTTCATATCACGACTACGATGGTATTGCGAATGATATTGATGAAGCAACTCGTGTCTCAAGAGATTTGGGACCGCGAAAACAAGACACTGATCATGAGAAATCACGGTCTTCTTACGGCAGGGGAAACTGCATCGGAATCGTTAACGCTAATGCGTTACTCACCCTTCATCTGGAAGGTCGAGCCTGCGCGAATTAAAGTGCCGCGAGGTCATCCCGAATTTTTCTTGCTCGCCTGCAACGCTGCTCCTGGAGCAGGTGCCCGATTGCGCCATGTGCGGCGGTAAGTTCCCACCGCGATGGCGAGCGCGACGACGATCAGAATCGCCGCGACTGCGAACGTGAATCGCATGCCGGTGGCAACGGCCTCGGGACGCGCCGTTGTGATGTCGGTCGTTGCCGATGCGAGCGCGAACACCGCGCCCATCACGGATGCGCCGGTGATGAGCCCGAGATTGCGCGACAGGCTGAGCATGCCGGAAATGACGCCCCGCTGGTCCGGACGGATATCGGTCATGACGGCGGTGTTGTTGGCCGTCATGAACAGCGCATAGCCGACGGTGATGACGACGATGGGCGCGATGTAGCCGGGGATGCCGGGCGTCGCCGGCACCATGGATAGCACGAAGGAGCCGGCCGCTATGGCGATGAGCCCAACGATGGTCATGCGTTGTGCGCCAAAACGGTCCGCCATGCGGCCGGCCGGCACACCGGCCAGCGCGGCGGCAAGCGGGCCGACCGACAAGACGAGTCCGACAAGTGCCGCGTTGAGCCCGAGCGCACGGGAGAGATAGAACGGCCCGACCACCAGCGTTGCCATCATCACCGTCGAGACGAGTGCGCTCATGGCGAGGCTTGCACTTAAGCCTGGGTCGCGGAACATCGCCAACCGGATCAAAGGGGATGCGGCTCTTGCCTGGGCGCGCACGAAGAGGCCGACGCCCAGGGCAGCAGCCAACAGCAGCGCCATGTTCAGCGGACCGAAACTGCCGCGCCCGTCATGATGACGAATGGTCATGGCGAGTGCATAAGCCGCGAGCGTCAGAGCCAGCAGCAGCGTGCCCGCATGGTCGAAACCGGCGCTATCAGTCTTCGGCCCCCGGCGATCAACGGGCAGGTAGCGATGTGCGAGAAGAAAAGTCAGGATACCCAGCGGTACATTGACGAAGAAGATGGCCGGCCAACCGAGTCCGGCGATCAGAACGCCACCAAGCGATGGACCGAGAGCGGTGCCCATCGCGGACATCGTTCCGAGCAGGCCCATGGCGCTACCGGTCTTTGCCTTGGCAACCGTCTCACCGACAAATGCCATGGTGAGGGCCATCATGACGGCTGCTCCGAGGCCCTGTGCCGCCCGGGCGGCAATCAGCAGCCAGAGCGTGGGCGCGATGCCGCACAGGCTTGATGCCACCGTGAACAGGAGGATGCCGGCCAGCAGCAGCCGCTTCCGGCCGGTGATGTCACCGAGCCGTCCGACGCTGACGATCAGGGTGGTGATGGCGAGGAGATACGCGAGGACGACCCACTGGACTTCCTGGAAGGAGGCGTTGAACGCCTGTGCCAAGG
Coding sequences:
- a CDS encoding LysR family transcriptional regulator, with protein sequence MNVTLRQIQAFVLVARLGSFTRAAQAMHLTQSALSLLVREFEGAIESRLFDRTTRAVTLTVVGSDLFPRAERILADLESAISGVDKLMARERGRVVVAAPLLLSSTYLPPLLAAFFAKYPGIEVVLQDTLPSQVLPLVRGGAADVGIGTFASDEVDVRRTLLFSEAMVAAFPVGHAFSRLQKLTWADVAQEPVLALSRGSVFRDLTEAGFAAAGLILKPAREANYAGSLIGMVDAGLGVAILPGYAVKLTDPARIGWHRVENPLIDREVSLVQRAGVSLSPAAQGFVDFIVAPQASQHPRPRRRRPAAS
- the pheA gene encoding prephenate dehydratase, giving the protein MINVSDINKPAPVGRLRAASLGTDIDHGQMRIAAANLIACLGPVGTYSEDAAILYFGSSSKRLLLPSLDAIFEACESGLASHSVVAVENSTEGAVPRTLDLLYKTELQICGELSLLLRHDLLTQSGQLHGVTRVRAHAQALAQCHGWLSTNAPHLIREAVSSNAEGARLAAQDPTSAAIGGLRSAEEYGLLAAFHAVQDDPNNRTRFFVLSRKDNASEALGVGCKTSIIVSVPNEVGALFRVVEPFARHGVSMSRFESRPVKSGAWDYNFYIDIVGSRLEEKVANALAELQQQGAKVKLLGSYFDTDQH
- a CDS encoding GlcG/HbpS family heme-binding protein — encoded protein: MSKLHATECREFIAAVTEKAVNMGVPISVAIVGPEGHLIALERMDDAGFITPDIARAKAFTAAAFRSMSPRFSDGLVIQQWFKERNPQMLANASAFTNGQVVASGGCTPVFKGNDMVGAYGISGATSAQDEEIGQYAREKLGWAHMPVDDTTPESVKKHVNELYAKAGIKDRSL
- a CDS encoding tyrosine-type recombinase/integrase, with the translated sequence MPKKAVELGALQVSRLTQPGRYAVGGVAGLHLWVKPSGNRSWILRVLVGAIRKDIGLGGYPDVTLAGARDAARRARDQILQGVNPIEQRRQAKALLMADQAKAKTFKDCSAAFIEDRGDEWRNPKHRQQWHNTLETYAFPFIGGLFVRDISLAHVLEVLRPIWKTKTETAARVRGRIETVLDWAAVRGYRAGDNPARWKGHLDQVLPKPSKVKKVEHHSAVGLDDLAGFIAAVRRVPGMGARALEFAILTAARSGEVRGALWSEFDLKAAQWIVPPERMKAGEEHRVPLSKQAIKLLKSIPRFEGSDVVFCGIKGQVLSDMTLSAVMRRMEVNAVPHGFRSTFRDWASERTNFPRELAEKALAHTIESKVEAAYRRGDLLAKRMQMMQAWADFCETPVNKGTVVPLKRKG
- a CDS encoding aldolase/citrate lyase family protein; this translates as MQLPINHFKQALLQGTQQLGLWCTLSSPYAIELLAGSGFDWLLIDTEHSPSDVVGVLAQLQAVAPYPVSAVVRPAWNDPVLIKRYLDIGAQTLLLPYIQNAEEAEAGVRSIEYPSSGIRGVSALTRATRFGRIKNYAAECREQLCLLVQVETLEAISQLESIASVKGVDGVFIGPGDLAASMGLLGQPGHPDVVSVIENAIATIRKHGKPAGILTGDKALAKKCIELGTTFTAVGVDVGILAAQTTLLRDSFTRESPC
- a CDS encoding AAA family ATPase, whose amino-acid sequence is MFEGLEVPPSVPFHPKKQASPAPEPAPDRAPRFQLLSVAELHRLPRLTWAIHGVLPATGCAAIYGPSGSGKSFLELDLVAALTEMGDWFGHKVRVPLRVVIIVLEGEAGFRNRVEAWEIVHNRPFPEQVQFVFQPFRLNDRADCLALAAAIDHAGGTDVVVVDTLNRAAPGTDENSSRDMGIILDHCNELQRMFGGLLLLVHHTGKDAAKGMRGHSSLHAALDAAIEVTRTDDRREWTLAKSKDGADGQPHGFFLEVVHLDDDDDGEPVTSCAVRSDDTPVVHRPRLPKGGNQRIIYDALNPLFRDSRHFGMAGAPPTRPCIRLDDAIAATKDSLAVEAKRRPERTRLAITGLIATHVLDCKEDWIWLR
- a CDS encoding tripartite tricarboxylate transporter substrate binding protein, encoding MKRRELLTSVPALAAGTLPSWATAQYAYPSAPVKVLVGFPPGTATDAAVRTLVEQMSRRLGQPFIVDNKSGGGSNIAAKAVATAKPDGYTLFAITVANIINGAFPGANAVDPLKEFKPITLIGNVPNVLVVHPSLKVTTVAELIALAKAKPGSLTYASSGVGTSPHLSGEQFALMANVKMVHVPYRGSTPAVTDLLGGQVQLMFSPASTVLPHVRANKLVALAVTTLSRTSSAPELYTLDELGLKGFNTSVWMGLVAPAQTPSSVISKLRATAHAALDSSEVQAIYKAQAIDTLKTSDEELSRFLQNEMARWSKFIKQADIKPE
- the hpaH gene encoding 2-oxo-hept-4-ene-1,7-dioate hydratase, producing the protein MINAKQRQDAANALLQAEKDRQPIQQVSKTWPEMEIEDSYAIQQLWTAARVKAGARVVGHKIGLTSKAMQRASKMTEPDYGVLLDDMLYPDGAKIPASRFHMPRLEVELAFVLGKPLGGKNLTVYDVLDATAYVTPALEIIDYRTEVPREICDTIADNAAAAAMVTGGRVVRPMDVDLRWIGATLSKNGVIEESGVSAAVMGHPAMGIVWLANKLAVHGITLEAGHILLAGSFTRPTAVEAGDTIHADFGPLGSIGLSFS
- a CDS encoding MFS transporter, which translates into the protein MLKSIIAKRDGAVVGSAGSAERTPSVRWALAALSLSMLLSSLGTSIANVGLPTLAQAFNASFQEVQWVVLAYLLAITTLIVSVGRLGDITGRKRLLLAGILLFTVASSLCGIAPTLWLLIAARAAQGLGAAVMMALTMAFVGETVAKAKTGSAMGLLGTMSAMGTALGPSLGGVLIAGLGWPAIFFVNVPLGILTFLLAHRYLPVDRRGPKTDSAGFDHAGTLLLALTLAAYALAMTIRHHDGRGSFGPLNMALLLAAALGVGLFVRAQARAASPLIRLAMFRDPGLSASLAMSALVSTVMMATLVVGPFYLSRALGLNAALVGLVLSVGPLAAALAGVPAGRMADRFGAQRMTIVGLIAIAAGSFVLSMVPATPGIPGYIAPIVVITVGYALFMTANNTAVMTDIRPDQRGVISGMLSLSRNLGLITGASVMGAVFALASATTDITTARPEAVATGMRFTFAVAAILIVVALAIAVGTYRRTWRNRAPAPGAALQASKKNSG